TTGCCGTTGGCATGATTCATGGATTTGGCGCGGAAACTCCTACACAAATTATTCTGTTTACCACAGCAGCCGGGTTAGGCAATCTGTTCGGCGGATTAACCGTTGTAATGTTTTTTGTCATCGGACTGATATTTTCCACGTCCATCATTGCTCTTTTCTCCACTTTAGGATACTTAAAGGTAAGAGCGAAAAGCAAACTGTTTACGGGCGTAATCAGCGCCACCTCGTTATACAGCCTGATCGTTGGATGTATCCTGATTGGTGGACATGTAACATAGCACGACTTGGCATCTTTGATGCCAAAGCGTGACTTGTGCCCCTTGGGTACTTGCCCCCATGCGGGGATCTGTACAACTACGGCAACAAGTTGCCAAGTTGTACATCATGCCCCTTGAGCGCTTGCCCCGTTTTTCTGATTCGATTTGTTATGTCACACCTGGCAGAAAAACAGATAGATAGGGAGTAATGCGCTTAAGATGAGCGAATACGCCAAATTCCAGCGGATCGACAACCGAAACACATCCACCTGGAGGAAAACGGATAGCAAATTGTTGACCGCCGTAGCCGGCGAAATCGTATTGGAAATCCCCCAGCTGCCCAATAACAGCAGCGCAAAATGTAGCGGCGTCATGCCAATGGAGGCAGGATTCACCCCCAAAATAAGAATCGTCATCAGGATAATCGGGTGGATACCGAGGAGTGCTGTGATTAACGCCAACAACAAAGTGAAAACAGAGAACCAAACGGCAGCAGCCCCGTGAAAAAACGCCAACAGCTCCGGCACATAATCCCCAACCTGCGACTGACCAATCGCACCGCTAAAAAACCCGGCTGCCAAAAACAGAACGATCTCCTTCCGCAAACCGGGCAGCGAAACATGTACATGACGATGCAACCCTTCCCGGTAGTCTGCCAGCGAACCGGTCAATCGACACCAAATGAGCGGGTATAACACCGATACAAAACAGATAATGATCACGATCGGCAGCGACAAAAAAGTCTCTGGCAGCAGTACGAAAACGGTTGCGGACAGCAAATAAAAAGCCAGATGTCCTATCGGCCGCATCGAAACAGGAGAAGGTGGACGCATCGTTTCGGGACGAGCCGCAGTTGCCAACTCTTCAACCGCACTGCCGTTTCTGTCATCAAACAACAGCTCAGTTTCAACCGCTTCCTCCCCAACCGTTCGCTTCGCGTTTGCCCACTCGATCAAAAAGCTGACCGTAAAGCTGATCCATACAAATCCAATCGCATAGGGAAACAGCTGCACCCATGCAACGCCCAAATTGGAAGTAACCAACGCCATTGCGGCAAAATAGGGCGACCAATAGAGCGACGTAGTGTACCCACGATTTAACGCGGCTGCCAGAAGTCGCTTCGAGCGAACCCTTGGATTCACAGAAGCCAGGTCATACACGACAGAAACGGTTCCGATATTCAGGACAACCCCCAACAAGTGTGTTAACAGTTGAGTACCCAGAAAAAAAGAATTTTTCTTCCGAATGTGAGAGCGATACATTTCCTGCAGGGCATCGGCATACCTGCGGGAACGTACTGGAATGCCAAACAACGGAGCAAACACAAACAGCATAACGATCGCCACATTAAGAGACAGCACTTTCGACCATGTGATTAGCGGAACATGCAAGTGAAGCAAAATGGCTGCTCCGCAAACCAGGAAAAGCAAACTCAGAAAAAGTGTAATTCCGCGAGAAACAGTAAGAAATTTTACGATTACCAAAACAACAAGAACTCCCAGCGCCACCTGAAACGAAACCCATTCCGTTAGTTGGGACGTTATGTAGACAAGCGCAAGCAACATCAACAATCCCAAATCTACTCGACTTCCAACCGCTTCCATCTGTTCACCCGATTCATGAATCAACTGTCAATTTTGCTGTGCAATTTTATAAAATTCCCCAATCTGTCACATACTGGTGATGTTTGTTATTTAAAGGAGTCAATTGGAGGTTTTTCATGCAACTGCAAAAGCTGGGACTGCTGTCCATTTTGTTGCTGACCGCTCTGGTTGTGCCCGATACTGTTTTGGCACCTCCTGCGCCGTTGGCGCCTGCCGTGATGGCACATGAAAATGGCAAATCCTCAGCGGTCAATGGAACTCCCATTCCAACAGATTTGTTTACATGGCCTGTTCCTGTAACAAAAGAAATTTCATCCGATTATGGATGGCGATTTATCAACGGACAGAAAGAATTTCACACCGGAATTGACGTGGCCGCCGATTACGGCGACCCAATCGATGCGTCCGCAGATGGTGTCGTGTTGTATGCCGGTCCGGCAGAGGGGTTTGGCAACTGGATTGTGATTAAACACCGGCACGGTCTGATGACCATCTATGGCCATATGTACCGAAAGGATATTGAAGTAAAGCCCGGACAGGCTGTGAAAAAAGGGCAAGAGATCGGACGCGTGGGCGCTGCCGGTCAGTCGGACGGTCCGCACCTGCACTTTGGAATTGCGACCGGTATCAAGGGGGATACGATGATAACCGTAAACCCGTGGAACTTTTTGCCTCACCTTCGCTAGGTCTCACTAAGGAGTTGTTTTATGGAAATCGCAAAAGTGGACACGTTTCCTCTGCTGTACCGTCTTACCCATCCTTACGGGGACGCGAACGGATATAAAAAATACCGTTCCTGTTTCCTGATTCGCATCACCACCCGTTCCGGCATCGAGGGATGGGGCGAAGTGATCGACTGGCTGCCCGTTTTGGAAAAAGGGTTTCGGGAGCGCATTATCCCATTTTTGATCGGTAAAAAAGCAACCGATCGTCTGTCGCTTGTCAAGATCATCAAAAAGTGGCACCAGCGGTCGGCTTCCGGCGTAAGTCAAGCGCTGACGGAAATCGCCGCCAAATCGGCCGGTTTTTCCATTTGTGAAATGTGGGGCGGGAGTTGGCGGTCCTCTATCCCTCTATATGCATCTTTCCAGTCGTACAGCGATACTCCCGACTGGATCAATCGTTCGCTTCATTTAGTGGAAAAAGCGGCAGCAGACGGATTCGACCAAATCAAAGTCAAAATAGGCGGCCGCTCTTTTGCCGAAGATCAATCACATATCCTGGCGCTGCAGCGTCAATTCGGCGGCACACTGCAAGTGGCGCTGGATGCCAATCAAAGCTATGATGCAGCAACTGCACGACAATGGGAGCGACTGTTTTCCGAATGGTCGAACTGGCTGTGGATAGAAGAGCCGATTCCCATGAACCAGGTGCAAGATTACAAGTTGCTGCGCGCTAGTCTGTCAGTTCCCGTGTCGGGTGGAGAGAATCTGAAATCTGTTGCCGATTTTCTGCCGTTGTTGGAGACCCGCGCGATCGATATACTCAATCCGGACGTGATGCATATGGACGGGATCGACGGTTTTCGCGAATCGCTCCAGTTGGCCCGCCACTTCGGACTGCGGGTTTCCCCCCACTCCTATGACGGAGGACTGTGCCGCCTGTACACCTTGTTTGCGCAGGCTTGTCTGCCCGCCTGGAGCAAAATGAACGATGATAGTATCGAGCCGGTCGAATGGGACGTTATGGAAAATCCGTTTACATCGATCGTTCCTTTACAACCGGAAAACGGTCATGTAACCCTGCCGCAAGGAATCGGCATTGGCATCGAACTTGATTTGTCCATCCTCGAAAAATACCGTTGGGACGGCCGAACATACGTATAAGTGCGAGAATCCGTCCCAACCGCTTTTCGTTACACGAATCAAACTTAAATCCCAAAATTTTGTTGTGTACGCTGCAATGCCTGCTGCGCTTCCTGAACAATCCCGTCAATCAGCTGTTTGACAGACGGAACGTCGTGGATTAAGCCGACCGATTGCCCGCAAGACCAAATCCCGCCATCGTTCACATCGCCCTCGTTATACACCTTCTTGCTGCGCTGTCCGGAAATATAAGGCAGCAGCTCTTGCAAGGTCGCTCCTTCTTTCTCCAGTTCATCCACTTTACGGCTTACGTTGTTCAACGCCACGCGAGAAGCAGAGCCGATCGCCCGTTGAATGACGATGGTCGAGTTTTCGTCCGATTCGACCATCCAACGTTTTACGTCCGGATGAATGGGAGCTTCTTTGGTCGCCATGAAACGGGTTCCCATGATGATCCCTTCTGCCCCTAAAGCCAGCGCCGCCAATAACCCCCGTCCGTCAGCAAAACCGCCGCCGGCAATTACCGGTATTTTTACCTTTTCTGTCGCTTTAGCTACCATCACAAGTGTTCCCACATCGCTCATACCGGGGTGTCCGCCTGTTTCGTTGCCGACCACACAAACCGCATCTACCCCGATTTTTTCGGCGGATGCTGCATATCGGGCACCCGGCACCTTATGAATCACAACCACGTTATTGTCTTTCAATCTTTGAATAATTGGCTCCGGGCTGCGACCGCTCGTTTCCACGATTCGCACGCCCTCTTCCAACAGCACATCGATATACTGGTCATTCGGCGTTTCGGTTGTGCTTGGGAACAGGTTCAGGTTGACAGCAAACGGTTTTTTCGTCAGTGACTTCACCTTTTGAATCTCTTTTCGCAAGTCTTCCACAGTGGGCTGCGTCTTCGACGTAATCGTGCCCAAGCCGCCCGCCTCCGAAACAGCAGCCGCCAGTTCGGCACGCCCCACCAGAAACATGCCGCCGCACATAATCGGATATTCAATGCCAAGCAGTTCTGTCATTCTTGTTTTGATCAATTTGCTTCCCCTCCACAGGCTTAGTTTCGGGTACGGGGCGGACGAATCACGTGACCGCTTTTTACATGCAGCACCCCGTCAGTCGTCAGGCGCACTTCCGGCAAATGAGTGGCCGATATGAACAACATCGTAAAAATCGGGTCATAATGCGTATGCCCCCGTTCCTTCAGCAGCCGAATTAGCGTTTGCACCTGAAGAATAAGCGGTTCCAACTCCTGTTCCGCCATCGCCCCGGCCAGCGGGAGTTCCATTTCAAAAAGGATCTGGCCATTCTCGACAATCACGACACCGCCACCGATCTCAAGCACCCGGTTGACCGCTTGGGCCATGGATGCGCGATCACGGCCAAACGTGAAAATTCCAATTGAAGCCGTGTTCGAGCAGGCAAAACCGTCCATCCGATCCGCCATACCCGTCAAATTCGCTTCCACAATCGAATGCTCATTCACCAGCGCCGCATGCAGCACCGTGCGGTCCCCGGCATCCTCCAACAGTCGGGTAATCGCCGGATTTTCCAAATGAATGATCGGCAAATTTTCTTCTCTTGTAAAATCGGATTCGGCAACACGCCAATTTACCTGCAACTTGCCCATTCCGTTTGTCTGCCAATCCACTCCTGGCCAACTTTCCAGCAGATTGCCGGATCGTGCCACCCAGCGCCCTTCTGCCATCACTGCGATCGGCGTCGGTTCCCGGAGATCTTCCAGCACCAGAATATCGGCCAAACGCCCCGGCGCAATCCCCCCGATTTCACCGTCCAATCCATAATAAGTCGCCGGATTGATCGTCACTGTTTGGTACGCCACGATCGGATCCATACCGTTGTTCATCGCCACCCGAAGCAGTTCGTCCGTAAATCCTTCCGCCAAAAAAGCAGGGGTTGAACCATCTGTTGTCATCATGATCCGTTTCGTATCACCGTGATACCCGGCCAGTCCCTGTACAATTTCGGGAAGATCCGGCCGCAGCGAACTGTAGCGCAGCGTCGTCCAATATCCAATTCGCAGCCGCCGGATGACTTCCTCCGCCGTCATCGCTTCATGTTCAGCCGTTAGCCCGCCAGCCGCCAGCATCGATAAGGTTTCCAGCGAAGCGCCCGGCAAATGCCCCTCAATCCGTTTTCCCATTTGCATCGTCTGCAGCAAGTTTTCAGCAATCTGTGTGTCTCCGTTTAACAACTGCGGCCAGGCGGTCAACTCACCGGCCTGTACCACTAAAGGATGGGCAAGCAGCCGTTTCATCCGTTCCGGCGCAAAAAACGGACGCAGATCTTCCGCCTCTGTTTGCGGGTCCACCCGCGCACTCCACAACATTTTGATCGGCCACGTTCCCATCTGTTCGATCAATTCCAAAAACCGGTCCAGTTCGACCCGCAAATACAAGCCCATATTATCGTTCACCATCGCTGTGGTGCCGCGCGGTAATACAAATCGGGCCAATGTGGTCGGGTTGTATGTATTAAATGGGTGGCAGTGCGGTTCGATATAACCGGGACACAAAAAACGGCCCTCCAGATCCACCGTTTTCGTCTCAGGTCCAACCATCGCATCTGACATTCCCACGTAGGCGATATGCTTCCCTTTAACCGCCACGTTCACTTCCTGCAGTTCACCGGTATACACATTTATGACTGTTGCCCCTCGCAGGTATAAATCGGCTTTCACTTTTCCCTTTGCTACGCCAAGAATGGCAAAATACGCATCCGGCTCTACCGGACGAAGTCTCTGTTGCATCGATAGCCCCCCCTTGTCAATAGATTACCAGAAAAATCGGTAAAACGCCTACAAAAATAGGACAGCCTGCTGGCTTTACCTTCTCAGTGTCCAATACCGATTTCCCCCCATAAAAAAACCAACCTTCCCGAATTGAGCTGCTTCCTCCATCCGGTTGAAAGCTTGTTTAAATTGATTCAGCGGATACATTTGATCCAGTACCGGTTTAATTTGGTGAGCTTCCATAAACTGGAGCATTTCTTTATACTCTTCCGCACTGCCCATTGTCGAACCAAGGAGGTTATACTGCCCATAGAAAAACTTGCGAATATTGATTTGAATGTCATCTCCGGCTGATGCTCCAAAGGTAACAACGGTACCTCCTGGACGCAGCTGATCGAGCGACTTATTGAACGTAGCGGCTCCAATGCTCTCAATCACGAGATCCACTTTTTCTCCACCAAGTGCTTGATTCCAATCTTCATTGCTGTCAATCGCTTTGTCAGCTCCAAGTTCCAGGGCCCTCTTACATTTTTCTTGAGAACGGGAAGTAACATATACCGTTGCTTTTGCAGCTTTTGCAAATTGCAGTAAAAACGTCGCTACCCCGCTTCCAATTCCCGGAATAAGCACTGTCATACCGGCCCGCAGACGGCCTCTTGTGAACAATGCCCGGTAAGCAGTGAGGGCAGCCAATGAAAAAACGCCCGCTTCTTCCCAGTCTAGATATTGAGGTTTCTGTACCACATTGTCAGCGGGAACGACAACCTGTTCCGCAAACGTACCATGATCAGGAAGACCAAGAATCTCAAAACCTTCAGGCGGTGCATCGCTTTTTTCTTTCCATCCGATGCCGGGGTTAATCACCACTTCATCTCCAACTTGAACGTTCTGCACTCCTTCTCCCACGGCATCGATCACCCCCGCGCCGTCTGAACCGATAATTAACGGCGGGTCGGTTGGTTTGTGGCGGTTCAGGACAAATAAATCGCGATGATTCAAGCCTGCCGTTTTCAGTTTTACCCTTACCTCTCCTGCTTTTGGCAGTATATCCGGCATCTCGCGGTAAGAAAGTCCGTCAAAACCTGTTTTCTCTGTGTGGACCAGTGCCTTCATCGAATCACCCCAATTTTTGATTGAGTAAATTTCTCACAATGAACCTCCCTATTTTCAAAAATGTGGAGGTTAATTTAGACGGTATTTGTGTCAACGGGAGATAAGAAGGCTCATCGCCGTTTGAAATTCCGTTGTGATTTGAACATTTTTCATGATGGCCTGGGTTTCCAACAAAGTAATCACTTGCGCCAATATCGTCCGCACGTCTTTCTTCTCAAATTCAATAGCATGCGGCTTCGCAAGAATCAAAAGTTCACTAAGAATTAATTCAATTCGCGAGATTTCAGACGACATAATATCAAAATACTCTTTTTTCACAACCAAGTCGGTTTTCATCAATTGAATGAATCCTTTTATAGCTGTAATTGGATTCCGGATCTCGTGAGCGACTCCCGCAGCCAATTGTCCCACCACAGACAATTTTTGAGTGTTTTGAAGGAGTTCCTGGGCTTTCTTCCACTCGGTTCCTAAGTGTAACGGACCACCCATCAACATTCCCTTTTGCGTCTCGAACGGGGGAAACAGACAGCATTACATATACACTTTTCCCGTATAATCTTCCCCTGAATATCAAAAATAAAATCGGATCCCCGTTGTATTCAATAAAGGGATATATCATTCCTTTTTTAAGAATTTTGGGATTATATAAACTGACAGAATCGGGTGTTTGGTTATAGGCAAACAGGCCGGAGACATTCTCCGGCCCCTTCCTTAATGAAACGGTAAGCTACTTGCAAGCCTTGACCTTGGCCGTTTTATCCCTGCAGGTTCCATCGGCAATGTCAGCTTTGTTAAGTAAAGTCCGTAACCAAACAAAGAAGGGACCAGAGAAAATCCCAGCCATCCACTTTAACGCTGTATTGTATGTAGAGTGTTGCAAATAGGTGAGTGACGCAGCTAAAAAAATAATTCAATAGACTATAATGTTTGTCCCTTACAAAATTCTTCTAAAAGAATAAAGTATAGTGAGGTTTAAATAGAACACCTCAGAGAGGGGGGGGGAAAAAATGGGCGATTGCTTCTACGGTGACGGTTATGGTGGTGGCTTCCGTGGCCCGACATTCCGCCAACGTTTGCGCGGTCTTGCGCGGTCTTCTACTCTGGTTACGGTCAGTGTCAACGGACTTACATTTACAGGGCGTATTATAGCGGTCGATATCGACAACTTCGAAATGGTTCTGACTACTGCTACCGCCGGTTTCCCTGCAGGTTCCATCGTCAATGTCAGCTTTAGAGAACTCAATGCAGTAGCGGTTGTAGTTTAATCCCAACCAAACCCACATCTACTTTAAGGATCGAAGATTTCCTTCGATCCGTTTTATTTATGGATGATCCTCTTCACGCGCCCCACTCGGCCGTCGGTAAGCCGCACTTTAATCCCATGCGGATGCTGGGGCGACTTAGTCAAAATATCCTTTACGATTCCTCGGGTGAGATTACCCGTGGTCAGAGGGACGGATTCTTATATTCTTCAGTATTTTATTTTTTCAGCAGATTTTGCATTACTTTCTCCATTTGATCCGCATTCATCGCCCCGGTAATACGATCAACGATCATCCCGTCCGGATTGATTGAAACCGTTGTTGGAATGCCGAGGACCTGGTACAGATTGGACACCTGTCCTTCTTCATCCAGCAAAATTGGATATTTTACGTGAAATTCTTGTAAAAACGACTGCACGTCTTTTGCATCCGATTCACTCGAAGTCAAATTGATGCCGACAAACGTGATCTGATCTTTGTAGGTTTCCGATTTTTTTACCAAATCGGGCATTTCCTGACGACACGGTCCGCACCAGGAGGCCCAGAAGTTAATCAAAACCGGTTTGCCGCGTAAATCGCTCAAACGGACCGTCTGGCCCGCCATATCCCGCAAAGCAAAATCGGGAGCCATCTTACCCGGCTGCGGGGAAACTGCCGGTTGCGAAGTATTCGGTTGCCCGGCTGACTGCTGTTGCGTTGGCTGCTGAGCCGACTGTTGCGAATTCGACTGTTGACCAGCAGACGGTTGCATTTTTGATTCCGGTGTCTGTCCGGCGGTTGATTTCCCTTTTGTCGTTTGCGAAAACACGGTAAACACCACCAACCCCACCACCAACACGATGCTAAAAAGCAGCTTCCAATTTTTCATGTTCAGCCTCCTGCTGTTCGTTTCGTTCGCTATAACAAACTATTAAATCCAAATAGTTGAATCAAGTATTTGGTGATATCCGTCATTTTATTTGTGTACAATAAAACCCCCATCACAACCATGATACCGCCGCCGACTCGGGCAAGTGCGCCGGCGTATTTCATCAACCATCGAACGGAGCCCAGCGTAAAAGCCAAAATCAGGAACGGAATAGCAAATCCCAACGAATACGCCACCATCATCCAGGCACTGTTTACCGGATCGGTCGCGGCAAGCAATATGACAGATGACAGAATCGGTCCGATGCAAGGCGTCCACCCTGCCGAAAAAGCAATTCCCACCAACACCGAGCCGAGATAACCGGCCGGTTTGTTCCGCATATGCCACTTCCTCTCTTTCATCAGGTACTCCCATTTGATAAAGCCGACCATGAATAGTCCCATTACGATAATCAATATCGCTCCAATTTGCCGGATCAGATCCTTATAATTATAGAACAATTGTCCAATGAAACCCGCACCGGTCCCCAATGCTACAAAGATAATCGAGAAACCAAGCACAAAGAAAAGCGAATGAACAAGCGCCGTTTTACGAACCCCAACCTGGTCCCGATCTCCCTGCATTTGATTGTAAGAGATACCTGTAATATACGAGATATAAGAAGGATATAAAGGCAGACAGCAGGGGGATAGAAAAGAAAGGAGTCCTGCCGCAAACGCGATCCATACGTTCAAATTCGTTCCGTCCAACACAACAATCACCCCATCCGGTTTCCTGTTCCCATTATAAACCAACCATGGTGAATTTTCTGTGAAGATCCGCTCTTAAAATCCAGAACACCATATGTTTCAGCCGGTTGTATTTACTGGAAAAATCGGGGATGCTATGGCACGAGGTGATTTTGTGCAGATCGCATCCCTTTCGTTTGGACGCCCCTTGTGGGTGTTGTTGAGCGGAATTTTATTTACCCATCTCGGCTATTATTTGATTTTGCCGCTGCTAACGATTATTTTAACCAATCAGAAAGGAATCTCCGTAAGCCAAGTGGGGCTGATACTGGGAACCGGCTCCGTTACCTATCTGATCGGCAGCCTTTTGGGCGGCTGGTTGAACGATCGGATCGGCCAACGACGGACATTGGTGCTGGGGCTTTTGCTGCGTGCAATCGGTCTGCTCGGCTACGGTTTTGTATCGACTCTCCCGCTCTTATTTATAGTGTCTACGATTACCGGCATCGGCGGCGGGATATACACACCACCAGCCAAATCGGGGATTGCTCTTTACGCTTCAGGGGAAAACAAAACGACCGCCTTCTCATTCCGCGGCATTGCCGCCAATATTGGGGTGACAGCCGGCCCCCTGCTCGGTGCCTGGCTGGTTTCCGGGTCCACATTAAGTCTGTTTATCGCCGCATCAGTCATCTATTTCGGTATGGCATTGTCCCATCAATTCCTGCTTCCGGCCGACATCGCCCGAGCAGATGCCAATCAAAGCGCAGGATTCTCAATCGAAATCCTGCAAGATCGCCCCTTCTTGTTGTTCAGCCTTGTGACCATTGTGACGTGGGCGCTTTACGCACAGTTTACTTTCTCAATCCCGCTGCGGGCGGCTGAAATCATGCCCAGTCCGCAAAAAGTGGCGCTCCTTTGGTCGATTACAAGCGTCCTGATTATTTTCCTGCAGGCGCCCATCACCCGTTACACGTCGCGGGTCTGGCATCCTCTCACCGTGTTGGCAAACGGCATGCTGTTAATGGGGATCGGTTTAGGGAGCGTAATGTGGTCAAGCCAATTTTTCCATTTGTTGATCAGTGTTACGATTTTCACGTTTGGTGAAATGCTGATCATGCCGACTGTCGATACGGTCGTATCCGAATTGGCCAAACCGGAAGCGATCGGCACCTATTTCGGCATCGCCTCGTTTGTCTGGGGAGCAGGAGAAGCATTGGGGAATATGGGCGGTGGCCAGATCATGACGCTCTCCAAAAACTGGAACGCCCCTTATCTGCCCTGGATTGTTTATGCGGCAGTTTGTGTCGGGACCGCCTTGGCCTACTACGTGCTGCGATCATGGCCTGCCCTTGCAGAGCCGCTGTCAGAAGCAGTCAAAGAACGGACGCACCCTACACGTTCTCCGTCTGTGTCATGGCGGAAGAAAGAAAAGTTAAAGAGAAATGAATAGAATGAAAACAAGCCCCTCTCTAAGCCGACAACTTAAAGAGGGGCATGCCCGTTATTCAACCGCTTCATACAACAGATCGGCGATATGGACAGCCCGCATTTGGCCTTCCAAACCGGCCCGTTGAATGCCGGCCCGCATCTGCAGCAGACAGCCCGGATTGGAAGTAACCACCAGATTCGCTTTGGTGCCTTCCACCTGTTTCATTTTGCCGTCCAGTATCTGCATCGACATGTCAAAATTGGTCAGGTTGTAAATGCCCGCCGAACCGCAGCAGCGATCCGCTTCCGGCAGTTCGACATATTCGATGCCGGGGATGCTTTGAATCAGTTCGCGCGGCTGCAGCCGTATCTTTTGGCCATGCGCCAGGTGGCAGGAGTCTTGATACGTAACCCGGTATGGCAGCGAGCGCATTTTCGGCACAGGCAGAGTCGCCAGCAATTCATTCATATCCCGCTGTGCGGCGACAAAACGCTCGGCCCGTTCCTCCCACTCCGGATCCCCGTGGAACCAGTGATGGTATTCTTTCAGGGCAGCCCCGCAGCCTCCCGCGTTGTTGATCAAGACATCAATCCCGGACTGTTCAAACGCTTCGATGTTCTGCTTGGCCAACTGTTTGGCTTCCTGTTTATCGCCCGCATGAGCGTGCAGAGCGCCGCAGCAGGTTTGTCCCTCCATATACACCACGTCGCAGCCGAACGCAGACAGCAATTTGGCGGTTGCTTCGTTCGTATCGAAAAACATGACGTCCATCACGCAACCGGTAAACAGACCGACTGTCAGGCGTTTTTCGCCTTTGGCCGGCAGCATCCGTTTTCTTTCCTTACGGGCGGCAGGCGATGCCACTTCCGGCACCGCTTTTTCCATTTCCGCCATGCTTTTGGGCAGCAGCTTCATCAGTCCGCTGCTGCGAGCCAAGCGGCGCAATCCCGATCTTTGATAAAAATAGAGCAGACGGCTGACCTGTTCCATTCGTTTCGCTTGCGGAATCAGTTTCTTCATCGCCACATGGCGGATAATGCGGGTAATCAGCGGACGTTTCCGGTTTTCTTCCACTACTTCGCGAGCGCCTTCCAAAAGCGTTCCGTATGGCACGCCCGCCGGACAGGCCGTTTCACAGGCGCGGCAGCCCAAACAGAAATACATATCAGAATCAAACTTCTCGCTCACATCCAGTTGGCCAGTTGCCACCGCTTTCATCATCGCAATGCGACCGCGTGGCGATGCCGTTTCCCTGCCTGTCTCCCGGTAAGTGGGACAGGCCGACAGGCAGAATCCGCAGCGCATGCAGTT
The sequence above is a segment of the Effusibacillus dendaii genome. Coding sequences within it:
- a CDS encoding MDR family MFS transporter, translated to MQIASLSFGRPLWVLLSGILFTHLGYYLILPLLTIILTNQKGISVSQVGLILGTGSVTYLIGSLLGGWLNDRIGQRRTLVLGLLLRAIGLLGYGFVSTLPLLFIVSTITGIGGGIYTPPAKSGIALYASGENKTTAFSFRGIAANIGVTAGPLLGAWLVSGSTLSLFIAASVIYFGMALSHQFLLPADIARADANQSAGFSIEILQDRPFLLFSLVTIVTWALYAQFTFSIPLRAAEIMPSPQKVALLWSITSVLIIFLQAPITRYTSRVWHPLTVLANGMLLMGIGLGSVMWSSQFFHLLISVTIFTFGEMLIMPTVDTVVSELAKPEAIGTYFGIASFVWGAGEALGNMGGGQIMTLSKNWNAPYLPWIVYAAVCVGTALAYYVLRSWPALAEPLSEAVKERTHPTRSPSVSWRKKEKLKRNE
- a CDS encoding (Fe-S)-binding protein, which translates into the protein MSTQQVETASQNGILQMMETMHYDDILNCMRCGFCLSACPTYRETGRETASPRGRIAMMKAVATGQLDVSEKFDSDMYFCLGCRACETACPAGVPYGTLLEGAREVVEENRKRPLITRIIRHVAMKKLIPQAKRMEQVSRLLYFYQRSGLRRLARSSGLMKLLPKSMAEMEKAVPEVASPAARKERKRMLPAKGEKRLTVGLFTGCVMDVMFFDTNEATAKLLSAFGCDVVYMEGQTCCGALHAHAGDKQEAKQLAKQNIEAFEQSGIDVLINNAGGCGAALKEYHHWFHGDPEWEERAERFVAAQRDMNELLATLPVPKMRSLPYRVTYQDSCHLAHGQKIRLQPRELIQSIPGIEYVELPEADRCCGSAGIYNLTNFDMSMQILDGKMKQVEGTKANLVVTSNPGCLLQMRAGIQRAGLEGQMRAVHIADLLYEAVE